In Chthoniobacterales bacterium, the DNA window CGGCGACGTCGATGCGATTCATCCCGGCTACGGTTTTCTGGCGGAAAATGCGCACTTCGCGGAGGTCTGCGAAAGCTGCAAGATCAAGTTCATCGGGCCGCCCGCCAGCGCGATGCACGCGATGGGCGACAAGAATTCCGCGCGCGCCTGTGCCCGCAAAGCGGGAGTCTCCGTTACGCCGGGCAGCGACGGGATAGTCGAGACCGAGGAGGAGGCGTTGAAGATCGGGCGCAGGATTGGTTATCCGCTCATGATCAAGGCCGTGGCGGGTGGAGGTGGACGAGGAATGCGGGCGGCCCATAACGAAGCGAGCCTCATCCCCGCCTTTCACGCGGCGCGGACCGAAGCGGAAAAAGCTTTCGGGAATGGCGCGGTTTACATCGAAAAGCTCATCATCAATCCGCATCACATTGAGTTTCAAATCATGGCGGACCAGCATGGGCACACCGTTCATCTGGGCGAACGCGATTGTTCGATTCAGCGCCGCAACCAAAAGGTGATCGAGGAATGTCCATCGCCATTGATTCCGCCCGGGCTTCGCAAAAAAATGGGCCATGCGGCGGTCAAACTGGCGGAATCAGTCGGTTACCAGAATGCCGGGACCCTGGAATTCCTGGTCGATAACGACGGCCATTATTATTTCATTGAGATGAACACTCGCATCCAGGTCGAGCACACGATCACCGAGGAAGTTTACGGGTGCGACCTGGTTAAGGAACAAATCCTGGTCGCCGCGGGCGAAAGGCTTTCGCGTCATGTGGCCCACGCGGAGCCGCGGCTTCATGCCATCCAGTGTCGCATCAACGCCGAAGACCCGGAACGAAACTTCCAACCCTCCCCGGGCCGGATTGCGTTTTATTATGCGCCCGGCGGACGCGGCGTAAGAATCGATTCCCATGCCTACACCGGCTACGTCGTGCCGCCTTATTACGATTCGATGATCGCCAAGCTGATCACCGTCGGCGCGACGCGCGCTTCGGCGATCGCGCGCATGCGGCGGGCCCTGGACGAATATTACATCACCGGGATCAAAACTACGGTGCCATTCCACAGCGCCATTATGCGCAACGCCGAATTTCAGAACGGCACCTACGACACCGGTTTCGTGGAACGCGTCATGAACTCGGACAACTTCCAGTTGAAGCCGACCCCGACGCGATTGCACGAATAGTCCTGCCCTTGAGTCCCGCCGATCTTAGCCGCTGCCGGCTCTATGGCATTCTCGATTCAGGGTATGTGGAGGCGACGGATGCGGAACTAGTTGCCCGGCAAATGATCGAGGGCGGCGTCGATCTGATTCAGCTTCGCGCCAAAAAAGAGACGCCGGGCGAAATTTCCAAAATAGCGGCCGGCCTCCGCTCGGTGACGCGAGAGTTGGGCATAGCCTTGATCATTAACGATCATCCCGAGATCGCGCGAGCGACCGAGGCGGATGGCGTGCACGTCGGCCAGGATGATCTTCCCATCGCGGAAGTGCGAAACGTGGTTGGGCCCAATTGCGTGGTCGGAAAATCGACTCACAGTCTCGACCAGGCCATCCGCGCTTTCTACGAAGGCGCGGATTACATCGGCTTCGGCCCTATCTTTTCCACGCCGACGAAGCCTGATTATCAGCCGATCGGTTTGGAGGAAATTCAAAAGGTTCATGAACTGCCGCTCCCGATTTTCTGCATCGGCGGCATCAAGCTGGAGAATTTGCCGGAGGTCTTGGCGGCGGGCGCGCGTCGTGTCGTGATCGTCTCGGGCTTGCTTCGAGCCGAAAATATCGTTGCCTATGCCCGCACCGCCAAAGCGCTCCTCAATCGCAAATCGCAAATCGCAAATCGAAAATAAACCATGTCCGTTCTCATCGTTGGTTCCATTGGTCTCGACACCGTCAAAACTCCGGTCGAAGAACACGCCGACCTGCTCGGCGGATCGGCCTCCTATGCCGCGCTGGGCGCGAGCTTTTTTTCTCCGGTCAAACTGGTCGGCATCGTGGGAGACGATTTTCCGGCCTCGGAGTTTGAGTTTTGGAAATCGCGCCGAATCGACGCGGCCGGGGTGCAACGCGTGGCCGGGAAAACGTTCCGATGGTCGGGCGAGTACGCCTGGGACATGAACACGCGCGAAACCCGCTCGATTGCATTGAATGTGTTCGAGCATTTTCGCCCGGCCCTGCCCGAATCGTATCGCCAGACCGAGTTTGTTTTGCTGGCCAACATCGCTCCCGCGCTGCAGGCGCACGTCCTCGACCAGATGAAACGCCCGCGCTTCATCGTAGCGGACACGATGGACCTCTGGATTGAAACCGCGCGGGGCGACCTGGACGCGTTGCTGAAGCGGGTCGATCTCCTGATTTTGAACGACAGCGAAGCGCGCGAGCTGACCAAGGAGACCAGCCTGATCAAGGCGGGCCGCAAGATTCTGAAGTCGGGTCCGAAATACGTCGCCATCAAAAAAGGGGAGCACGGCGCCCTCCTTTTCGGTGAAAACGAATTCTTCAGCTGCGGCGCCTATCCGCTCGAGGACATTCACGACCCGACGGGAGCTGGAGACACGTTTGCCGGGGGGATGGCCGGCTACCTTGCCAGCAAGGATACGACGCCGGACTTCGCGCATCTCCGCCGCGCGGTCATTTACGGAAGCGTCCTGGCCAGCTTCAATGTCGAGGAGTTCAGCCTGGAACGAATGCGCACCCTGACGACGGAAGAGATCCGCGCCCGTTACGACCTCTTCCGCGCCATGACCGCGTTCGACGAAATGCCTGATTAATATCCGCTCGGTCGATTGGGAGTCTGAGGCAGATGGTAGGTCGGGTCGGGCTGGTGAGGCGCGGGACCTCGGGCCGCCGCGTATTCTTCGTCGGTCATTAAGGAATTGTCTGCGCATCCGCCGAGCAGCAGGGCGCAACAAATCGAGGCGAGGATGAGTGCGAATTTCATAGGATCCATTTAGCGTTCGGGAGGTTTGGGAAGATTTCGAGCGAAGTCTTCACGCGCGTTCATTTCCGCTTTCGCTTGAGCCGGATCCTGCGGCGGAGGTGGCGGAGGCGGACCACCGGAACAGGCGGCCAGGAAAACAGAGATCGCAGATAGAATCGCAACTCTGGTCCGCATAAGGGCAACATTCATGCCTGCGTCCCTAATCCACCTGGCCGAGGGAGGCAATTCGAAAAACAATTTTCATGCAGGAATTTCGGGCGGCAGCCTCGGCGGCGATTTCGAAACCACCAGTCGTCCAGACGATCAATGCTTGTCAGCCTGCGAACAACCCGATAGGTGATCCTGTCCGTGGGCCCTCGACCAACAATTTTTGTTTCCGCCGTCAGCAAGGAGTTACGCAGTGCCCGCCAGCTCGTTTCCAATACCCTGACCTTCCTTGGCTACGAACCGATCTGGCAGGACATTTTCGGTACGGAAACGGGGGATCTGCGACAGATGTTGCGGGACAAAATCGACCAGAGCAAAGGCGTGGTGCAGCTCGTCGGTCAATGTTATGGCGCCGAGCCGACGTCACCGGATCCGGATTTCGGCCGGGTCAGCTACACCCAATACGAGGCACTCTACGCCCGGAAAAAAGGAACCAAGGTTTGGTACCTTTTCATGGACGAAGATTTCCCGATCGATCCGCACGAGCCGGAGCCGGAGGAGCAGCGCCAGCTCCAGGCGGCCTACCGAGGTGCGCTCAAGGTTGACTCGCATCTTTTCCATCCGCTCAAGACCCGCGAAGCGCTGGAGGCGGGTGTCCTCAAACTCCGCGACGATCTCACGGAATTACGGAAAGGTGCGCGGCGTTGGGCCTGGGGGATCGCGGCCCTGATCGGTTTTGTGGCGCTTCTTGTTATCTGGCTGGTCTTTGGGCAGAGCAAGGTGTCCACGAAGATCGATAAAAGCCAGCAAACGCTGGAAAAAATCGCGGACCGGTTCGATGCGCTCGCGTCGAACGGCGGTGTCATCGCAAACGCGAAGACGCCTGAAGAGCATTATCACAACGCCCGGATCCACGAGCTGAGCGGGAATTTCTCATCCGCCCGCAAGGAATACGCTGAGTATTTGTCGGCCAATCTGGAAGCGCTCGATCCGTGGCTGAGTTACTCCGCCATGTTGAAGATGGCGGACGGCAAGGCAGGGGCTCTCGAAGCGATGCGGTATTTTGCCAAATTGACGCCCCGCACGGTCTCCTACGACACGGCGCTCGCCATGCTGGAAGACGCCGACGCTCGCGTGAAAAAGCTGGAGGCGCTCGCGCAAAGCCATCCCGAGTTCGGCCCGCTCCCGTGGCTGATTAGTCAGGAATACTCCGAGGGGCGCCGCGGCGAACAGACGCTGGCGGATCAGCGCGCGGAAAAAGAATGGCTCCAGAAGTACCGTGACGCCCAGGCCGGCGGTAAATTTCTCCGCTATTTCCTCGATAAGAAGGAGGCCCAAAAATGGATCGAGACCGCGGACGCGCGCTGGGCAAAGCTTTCCAGCCTCCCGGAGAATGTCCTCGAAAATCCGGTCACCTTCATGGTCCAGGAAGCGCGTGACGGTTGGGATGTCATTCTTCAGCTCGCCGATTCGAGAGCGAAGGAAATCTTCTACAGGCTCGATGGCCAGGGTGACTTTAAATCCACGGGATTTCTCCAGAACAAGAACCCGCAAACCGGAACGGACATGATCGACTCCCGGGTTCATTTGAAAAATCTCGCGCCCGGCGAACACGCGATCGAGGTGAAATACCTGGATCGAACGGAGAAAAGCAACGGGCCGTATCCATTCAAGTTTTCGACGGTGACCGCGCGACTCAACGTGGCGAAGACCGCTCTCAATGCCGACAAACCGGCGTGGCTGCTCTTTCTTCCGGGCCCGCCCCGGCGTCTTTGTTTCACAATTCTCCTGATGTATCGCCCCGCCATTAAAGAAATCCGGTACTCCCTCGGGAGCGATGCCCTCGACCAGACCTTCCAATTCAAACCGACCGACAAGATGATGACGATCGACGACGTGGCTTCAGTCGATCAATGCGTGGTGGTCCCAACTGAAACCCAATTCGCCTCTGTCCAGGTCATTTATGGCGACGGCACGAAATCGGCGCTCCGAAAATATGCGCCGGAGGAGGGGAAGTAGCCGGCCGGGCATTTCGACGACACGCTTGCTTCCGCGACGCATTTTCGCGTAACACTTTCTGGCATGAACAAGTACATCGCGGAATTCATCGGAACTTTCTTCCTGGTTTTGACGATCGGTTGCACGGTGATCGGCGCCGGGGCGAGTGTGATCGCGCCGCTGGCCATCGGAGCGGCACTCATGGTGATGGTGTATGCCGGGGGCCACATTTCCGGCGGCCATTATAATCCGGCGGTGACGCTGGGCGTCCTGATCCGCGGCAAGGTGATGGTAGCGGACGTCATTCCCTACATCATTGCCCAGGTGGCCGGTGCTGCGGTAGCGGCCCTGGTGGTGAGCAAGTGTCTGCGGGCCGGAGTTGCCGTCGTCCCGATAGCGCCCCACGTTGGGCCGGCTTTGCTGGCGGAATTTCTTTTCACCTTCGCGCTTGTTTACGTGGTGTTGAACGCTGCCACCGCGGAGGGGACTTCGGGCAATTCCTTTTACGGGCTCGCCATCGGACTGACGGTGATGACCGGCGCCTTTGCGGTCGGCGACATTTCCGGCGGCGCCTTCAATCCCGCCGTTGCCGTGGGAATCTCGGTGCTCGGGATCTCGAGTTGGAGCAACATTTGGATTTACCTGGTGGCGGATTTCGGCGC includes these proteins:
- a CDS encoding DUF4062 domain-containing protein produces the protein MGPRPTIFVSAVSKELRSARQLVSNTLTFLGYEPIWQDIFGTETGDLRQMLRDKIDQSKGVVQLVGQCYGAEPTSPDPDFGRVSYTQYEALYARKKGTKVWYLFMDEDFPIDPHEPEPEEQRQLQAAYRGALKVDSHLFHPLKTREALEAGVLKLRDDLTELRKGARRWAWGIAALIGFVALLVIWLVFGQSKVSTKIDKSQQTLEKIADRFDALASNGGVIANAKTPEEHYHNARIHELSGNFSSARKEYAEYLSANLEALDPWLSYSAMLKMADGKAGALEAMRYFAKLTPRTVSYDTALAMLEDADARVKKLEALAQSHPEFGPLPWLISQEYSEGRRGEQTLADQRAEKEWLQKYRDAQAGGKFLRYFLDKKEAQKWIETADARWAKLSSLPENVLENPVTFMVQEARDGWDVILQLADSRAKEIFYRLDGQGDFKSTGFLQNKNPQTGTDMIDSRVHLKNLAPGEHAIEVKYLDRTEKSNGPYPFKFSTVTARLNVAKTALNADKPAWLLFLPGPPRRLCFTILLMYRPAIKEIRYSLGSDALDQTFQFKPTDKMMTIDDVASVDQCVVVPTETQFASVQVIYGDGTKSALRKYAPEEGK
- the accC gene encoding acetyl-CoA carboxylase biotin carboxylase subunit, which translates into the protein MFEKILIANRGEIALRIIRACKELGIRTLAVYSEADVDSLHVQLADEAICIGAPPSSESYLKIDRIMSAAEVGDVDAIHPGYGFLAENAHFAEVCESCKIKFIGPPASAMHAMGDKNSARACARKAGVSVTPGSDGIVETEEEALKIGRRIGYPLMIKAVAGGGGRGMRAAHNEASLIPAFHAARTEAEKAFGNGAVYIEKLIINPHHIEFQIMADQHGHTVHLGERDCSIQRRNQKVIEECPSPLIPPGLRKKMGHAAVKLAESVGYQNAGTLEFLVDNDGHYYFIEMNTRIQVEHTITEEVYGCDLVKEQILVAAGERLSRHVAHAEPRLHAIQCRINAEDPERNFQPSPGRIAFYYAPGGRGVRIDSHAYTGYVVPPYYDSMIAKLITVGATRASAIARMRRALDEYYITGIKTTVPFHSAIMRNAEFQNGTYDTGFVERVMNSDNFQLKPTPTRLHE
- a CDS encoding aquaporin, translating into MNKYIAEFIGTFFLVLTIGCTVIGAGASVIAPLAIGAALMVMVYAGGHISGGHYNPAVTLGVLIRGKVMVADVIPYIIAQVAGAAVAALVVSKCLRAGVAVVPIAPHVGPALLAEFLFTFALVYVVLNAATAEGTSGNSFYGLAIGLTVMTGAFAVGDISGGAFNPAVAVGISVLGISSWSNIWIYLVADFGAAIFAAIVFNLINPPAQTTPIATDEPPYETPR
- a CDS encoding PfkB family carbohydrate kinase, giving the protein MSVLIVGSIGLDTVKTPVEEHADLLGGSASYAALGASFFSPVKLVGIVGDDFPASEFEFWKSRRIDAAGVQRVAGKTFRWSGEYAWDMNTRETRSIALNVFEHFRPALPESYRQTEFVLLANIAPALQAHVLDQMKRPRFIVADTMDLWIETARGDLDALLKRVDLLILNDSEARELTKETSLIKAGRKILKSGPKYVAIKKGEHGALLFGENEFFSCGAYPLEDIHDPTGAGDTFAGGMAGYLASKDTTPDFAHLRRAVIYGSVLASFNVEEFSLERMRTLTTEEIRARYDLFRAMTAFDEMPD
- the thiE gene encoding thiamine phosphate synthase; this encodes MSPADLSRCRLYGILDSGYVEATDAELVARQMIEGGVDLIQLRAKKETPGEISKIAAGLRSVTRELGIALIINDHPEIARATEADGVHVGQDDLPIAEVRNVVGPNCVVGKSTHSLDQAIRAFYEGADYIGFGPIFSTPTKPDYQPIGLEEIQKVHELPLPIFCIGGIKLENLPEVLAAGARRVVIVSGLLRAENIVAYARTAKALLNRKSQIANRK